In one Niveibacterium umoris genomic region, the following are encoded:
- a CDS encoding chemotaxis protein CheD — translation MSRRIFINPGGVYFGEGDERIETLLGSCVAVTIWHPAYRIGGMCHFLLPRRPVDVRLRLAAPDGRYGTDAIQALLDHARRRGTPIGDYTVKIFGGGRVLDLEPHHGSVGDQNARFVMHQIESLGLIASAVDLTGDGYRYLRFELSSGDVWVKRGQGVMGGRRSAARPETGRVG, via the coding sequence ATGAGCCGCCGCATTTTCATCAACCCCGGCGGGGTGTACTTCGGCGAAGGGGACGAACGCATCGAGACCCTGCTCGGTTCCTGCGTTGCGGTCACGATCTGGCATCCGGCGTACCGCATCGGCGGCATGTGCCACTTCCTGCTGCCGCGGCGCCCGGTCGATGTGAGGCTGCGCCTGGCCGCGCCGGACGGCCGTTACGGTACCGATGCGATCCAGGCCTTGCTCGACCACGCGCGGCGGCGCGGCACGCCGATCGGCGATTACACGGTCAAGATCTTCGGCGGTGGCCGGGTGCTCGACCTGGAACCGCACCACGGCAGCGTGGGGGACCAGAACGCGCGTTTCGTCATGCACCAGATCGAGTCGCTCGGGCTGATCGCATCGGCGGTGGATCTGACCGGTGACGGCTACCGTTACCTGCGTTTCGAGCTGAGCAGCGGGGATGTGTGGGTCAAGCGCGGGCAGGGCGTGATGGGCGGGCGGCGCTCGGCGGCGCGGCCCGAAACCGGGAGAGTGGGCTGA
- a CDS encoding protein-glutamate methylesterase/protein-glutamine glutaminase has translation MPINVMIVDDSAVVRQVMEDVLKRHHDIKVIATAADPIFAMTKMQQQWPDVIVLDIEMPRMDGITFLKKIMSTRPTPVVICSTLTEKGADITMEALAAGALSAITKPTLGLRNFLQDSSSDLVSAIRAAACARVGRLRTAPMVADPSRVKLPGAPAPKLTADAVLDAPVANSHLPTTEKIVAVGTSTGGTQALEVVLSALPRNSPGIVVVQHMPEKFTQSFARRLDSLSQIDVKEAEHNDRIVPGRALIAPGGKHMVVKRSGAQYFVEVIDGPLVSRHRPSVDVLFRSVAKAAGRNAVGVIMTGMGDDGARGMKEMFDTGAKTFAQDEASCVVFGMPKEAIEHGGVSEVVSLSQVAGVIERHGR, from the coding sequence ATGCCTATCAACGTGATGATCGTCGATGACTCCGCGGTGGTGCGGCAGGTCATGGAAGACGTACTCAAGCGCCACCACGACATCAAGGTGATCGCGACCGCGGCCGACCCGATCTTCGCCATGACGAAGATGCAGCAGCAGTGGCCCGACGTGATCGTGCTCGACATCGAGATGCCACGCATGGACGGCATCACCTTCCTGAAGAAGATCATGAGCACCCGGCCGACGCCGGTGGTGATCTGCTCCACGCTGACCGAGAAGGGCGCCGACATCACGATGGAGGCGCTCGCTGCCGGTGCGCTGAGCGCAATCACCAAACCGACCCTGGGGCTCAGGAACTTCCTGCAGGACAGTTCATCCGACCTGGTGTCGGCGATCCGCGCGGCGGCTTGCGCGCGGGTCGGACGTCTGCGCACCGCGCCGATGGTGGCGGACCCGAGTCGCGTCAAGCTGCCGGGCGCGCCGGCGCCGAAACTGACGGCCGATGCGGTGCTCGATGCGCCGGTCGCCAACAGCCATCTGCCGACCACCGAGAAGATCGTTGCCGTGGGCACCTCGACCGGTGGCACCCAGGCGCTGGAAGTGGTGCTCTCGGCGTTGCCGCGCAACAGTCCGGGCATCGTGGTGGTGCAGCACATGCCGGAAAAGTTCACGCAGAGCTTCGCCAGGCGCCTCGATTCGCTGAGCCAGATCGACGTCAAGGAGGCCGAGCACAACGACCGCATCGTGCCCGGCCGTGCGTTGATCGCGCCGGGCGGCAAGCACATGGTGGTCAAGCGCAGCGGCGCGCAGTACTTCGTCGAAGTGATCGACGGCCCGCTGGTGAGTCGTCACCGCCCCTCGGTGGACGTGCTGTTCCGCTCGGTCGCCAAAGCGGCCGGGCGCAACGCGGTCGGCGTGATCATGACCGGTATGGGCGACGACGGCGCGCGTGGCATGAAGGAAATGTTCGACACCGGCGCCAAGACCTTCGCGCAGGACGAAGCGAGCTGCGTGGTGTTCGGCATGCCGAAGGAGGCGATCGAACACGGCGGCGTGTCGGAAGTCGTGTCCTTGTCGCAGGTGGCCGGAGTGATTGAACGCCATGGACGATAA